Proteins encoded in a region of the Triticum dicoccoides isolate Atlit2015 ecotype Zavitan chromosome 3A, WEW_v2.0, whole genome shotgun sequence genome:
- the LOC119269639 gene encoding uncharacterized protein LOC119269639 isoform X2 encodes MAGKIHHGSPVAAIFPYVVPNTPVRSPDYDNDVQGTLTMGVADEYVGAVIGYAGRTIREIERVTGVQISISKGELKAGTSEREVVTSGTWEAVDAAEVMIVQRVSDAANSCHR; translated from the exons ATGGCCGGCAAGATCCATCATGGCTCCCCTGTAGCAGCTATTTTTCCATATGTAGTG CCTAACACACCCGTGAGATCGCCTGACTACGACAACGACGTGCAAGGGACCCTCACCATGGGTGTCGCGGATGAGTACGTGGGCGCCGTCATCGGCTATGCCGGGAGGACCATACGTGAGATCGAACGG GTTACGGGCGTGCAGATCAGTATCTCTAAGGGGGAGCTCAAAGCTGGGACGAGCGAGAG GGAGGTGGTGACCAGTGGGACATGGGAGGCGGTCGATGCGGCGGAGGTGATGATCGTGCAGCGGGTCTCGGATGCCGCCAATAGTTGCCACCGGTAG
- the LOC119269639 gene encoding uncharacterized protein LOC119269639 isoform X3 has protein sequence MAGKIHHGSPVAAIFPYPNTPVRSPDYDNDVQGTLTMGVADEYVGAVIGYAGRTIREIERVTGVQISISKGELKAGTSEREVVTSGTWEAVDAAEVMIVQRVSDAANSCHR, from the exons ATGGCCGGCAAGATCCATCATGGCTCCCCTGTAGCAGCTATTTTTCCATAT CCTAACACACCCGTGAGATCGCCTGACTACGACAACGACGTGCAAGGGACCCTCACCATGGGTGTCGCGGATGAGTACGTGGGCGCCGTCATCGGCTATGCCGGGAGGACCATACGTGAGATCGAACGG GTTACGGGCGTGCAGATCAGTATCTCTAAGGGGGAGCTCAAAGCTGGGACGAGCGAGAG GGAGGTGGTGACCAGTGGGACATGGGAGGCGGTCGATGCGGCGGAGGTGATGATCGTGCAGCGGGTCTCGGATGCCGCCAATAGTTGCCACCGGTAG
- the LOC119269639 gene encoding uncharacterized protein LOC119269639 isoform X1, with protein sequence MAGKIHHGSPVAAIFPYVVVAKYLLSPVYQLVLLTSATKPEPSSLEFLQPNTPVRSPDYDNDVQGTLTMGVADEYVGAVIGYAGRTIREIERVTGVQISISKGELKAGTSEREVVTSGTWEAVDAAEVMIVQRVSDAANSCHR encoded by the exons ATGGCCGGCAAGATCCATCATGGCTCCCCTGTAGCAGCTATTTTTCCATATGTAGTGGTTGCAAAATATCTACTATCCCCAGTTTACCAACTAGTGCTATTGACCTCTGCAACAAAACCTGAACCATCTTCTCTTGAATTCCTCCAGCCTAACACACCCGTGAGATCGCCTGACTACGACAACGACGTGCAAGGGACCCTCACCATGGGTGTCGCGGATGAGTACGTGGGCGCCGTCATCGGCTATGCCGGGAGGACCATACGTGAGATCGAACGG GTTACGGGCGTGCAGATCAGTATCTCTAAGGGGGAGCTCAAAGCTGGGACGAGCGAGAG GGAGGTGGTGACCAGTGGGACATGGGAGGCGGTCGATGCGGCGGAGGTGATGATCGTGCAGCGGGTCTCGGATGCCGCCAATAGTTGCCACCGGTAG